One Nostoc sp. UHCC 0302 DNA window includes the following coding sequences:
- a CDS encoding response regulator: MYLAHSFMSDEKKQSFQQPLIMAVEDHDDSLLLISYALESLGCRFICQIDCSTTVLVAKEYQPDLIMLDILLPGLSGIDVVRHLKQEPLTCKIPVIAVTALASREDRNRILQAGFDDYISKPYMIEDLEAIIRRALCGKFELKSTVELCQE, from the coding sequence ATGTATCTGGCACATTCATTCATGAGTGACGAGAAGAAGCAAAGCTTTCAGCAGCCTTTAATTATGGCTGTAGAAGATCATGATGATAGTCTCCTGCTGATTAGCTATGCTTTGGAGTCACTTGGCTGTCGATTCATTTGTCAAATAGACTGTTCCACAACTGTACTGGTAGCTAAAGAGTATCAGCCAGACTTGATTATGTTAGATATTTTATTACCAGGTCTCAGTGGTATCGATGTTGTCCGTCATTTAAAGCAAGAACCCCTAACTTGCAAAATCCCAGTGATTGCAGTTACAGCTTTAGCTAGCAGGGAGGATAGAAATCGTATTCTTCAGGCGGGGTTTGATGATTATATTAGCAAACCATACATGATTGAGGATTTAGAGGCTATTATTCGACGTGCGCTTTGTGGTAAATTCGAGCTTAAATCAACCGTTGAGTTATGTCAGGAATAA